The sequence GTCGCAGGTCGTCGCCGCCTGGCAGTCACGTGCCCACGCCGCCGAGGCCTACCGCGATGCCCTGGCCGCACAACGGGACCCGTTCACCGCCGCGCGATCCCTGATCCACCAGCACCACCTACGGGCCCTGAATACCGACCCCATGAGCGAAGCGGTCACCGTCCGGCTGGTGCGGGCGGCGGCTCTACGCAACTTGAGGGTGACACGATGACGGCTCCCGTCTCCGCCTCCGTCCTGCTACGTCAGTTCACCGCCCTGGTAGACGAGAAGGGACCGCATCCGCCCGAACCCTCCGACGCGGGCCAGTCCCTGGCGGTCGGCGCCGCCGGAACGGCTCTGTTGTTCGTCGAAGGGGCCTGGCACGGCCAACCGTGGGGCCCAGCCCATCGCTTGATCACCGAAGCCGCAGCCGGAGCAATCAACGCAGGCGACACCGGCGGCCTGTTCCTCGGTGCCACGGCCATCGCCTTCCTCCTGAGCACCACCCCACCCGACAGAGACCACCTCTACGCCGACGCCCGCGCCGTCCTCCACCGGCAGGTCACGGCTCTCGCACACCGTCGCTCCGATGTGGCCCACCTACGGCTTCGGGCCGGTGGTCCCCTGTCCTTCGCCGACTACGACCTCTTCTACGGCCTCACCGGCATCGGCGCCTACCTCCTGCAGACCGACCCGGGCAGCAGCGCGCTCGGCCGCGTACTGGAGTACCTCGTTGCTCTCACCCGCCCCCGAAGCCTCAACGGCTCCGATCTGCCCGGCTGGTGGGTCCACCACGACCCCCGCCGTGCCCAAAGCGACCGCTTCCCCGGAGGCCACACCAACCTCGGCACTGCCCACGGCATCGCCGGCCCGCTACTCCTCCTGGCGAAGGCCCTCCGCGCCGGTATCCAGGTCGACGGCCACTGTGCCGCGATACGCACCATCTGCGACTTCCTCGACACTTGGCGCCAGGACACCCCCAAGGGCCCTTGGTGGCCCAACTACCTTTCACATGAGGACCTGCAGCGCCGTCACCCCAGACAGGACATTCCCGGGAAGCCGAGCTGGTGCTACGGCACTACCGGCATCGCCCGCTCCGGCCAACTCGCCGGGATCGCCCTCGGGGACACCAACCTCCAAGCCCTCTACGAGGACGCCCTGTACCGGGCGCTGACCGACCGGGCACAGTTCCGAGCCGTCGTTGACGTGGGCCTCTGCCACGGCTGGGCGGGCATCTACCAAACCGTCGTACGCGCCGCCGCCGACTCCAACGATCCCCGCCTACCTCACCTGCGCCACCAGCTCGCCAAAGCCCTCATCACCCATGCTCGCCCGAACACCGCCAAGGGCAGAGGGCTTCTGGACGGCGCTGCAGGCACGGCCCTTGCCCTCTCGACCCTCGCCCACAGCAAGCCCCCGGACAACGGATGGGACGCATGCCTGCTGATCGACTGAGCGCCGCAGCCACGAGCGACATCGAAGGAGCCGTCCGCGAAG comes from Streptomyces sp. NBC_00448 and encodes:
- a CDS encoding lanthionine synthetase C family protein — encoded protein: MTAPVSASVLLRQFTALVDEKGPHPPEPSDAGQSLAVGAAGTALLFVEGAWHGQPWGPAHRLITEAAAGAINAGDTGGLFLGATAIAFLLSTTPPDRDHLYADARAVLHRQVTALAHRRSDVAHLRLRAGGPLSFADYDLFYGLTGIGAYLLQTDPGSSALGRVLEYLVALTRPRSLNGSDLPGWWVHHDPRRAQSDRFPGGHTNLGTAHGIAGPLLLLAKALRAGIQVDGHCAAIRTICDFLDTWRQDTPKGPWWPNYLSHEDLQRRHPRQDIPGKPSWCYGTTGIARSGQLAGIALGDTNLQALYEDALYRALTDRAQFRAVVDVGLCHGWAGIYQTVVRAAADSNDPRLPHLRHQLAKALITHARPNTAKGRGLLDGAAGTALALSTLAHSKPPDNGWDACLLID